One Panicum virgatum strain AP13 chromosome 3N, P.virgatum_v5, whole genome shotgun sequence DNA segment encodes these proteins:
- the LOC120666210 gene encoding 40S ribosomal protein S9-2-like, translating into MVHVSFYRNYGKTFKKPRRPYEKERLDAELKLVGEYGLRCKRELWRVQYALSRIRNAARHLLTLDEKNPRRIFEGEALLRRMNRYGLLAEGQNKLDYVLALTAENFLARRLQTLVFKAGMAKSIHHARVLIKQRHIRVGRQIVNVPSFMVRVESEKHIDFSLSSPFGGGPPGRVKRKNQKKASGGGGDGGDEDEE; encoded by the exons ATGGTGCACGTCAGCTTCTACCGCAACT ATGGTAAGACATTCAAGAAGCCAAGGCGTCCTTATGAGAAGGAGCGTCTTGATGCTGAGCTGAAGCTCGTCGGTGAGTACGGGCTGAGGTGCAAGCGTGAGCTGTGGAGGGTCCAGTATGCTCTGAGCAGGATCCGTAATGCTGCAAGGCACTTGCTCACACTTGATGAGAAGAACCCCCGCCGTATCTTTGAGGGTGAGGCACTGCTCCGCCGCATGAACCGCTATGGGCTGCTTGCTGAGGGTCAGAACAAGCTTGATTACGTCCTTGCCCTCACTGCTGAGAACTTCCTGGCAAGGCGCCTTCAGACTCTTGTCTTCAAGGCTGGCATGGCCAAGTCCATCCACCATGCTCGTGTCTTGATCAAGCAACGCCACATCAG GGTTGGCAGGCAAATTGTCAATGTCCCATCATTCATGGTGAGGGTGGAGTCTGAGAAGCACATTGACTTTTCACTGTCAAGCCCGTTCGGCGGAGGCCCCCCAGGCAGGGTGAAGAGGaagaaccagaagaaggcaagtggtggtggcggcgacggcggtgatGAGGATGAGGAGTGA
- the LOC120666209 gene encoding pentatricopeptide repeat-containing protein At3g29230-like, with protein sequence MRHGAAAGGAALPPPCGRLHAGVLPTLVAGLARRATTPATARQLQAQLLLRGLPLPARAAVALIAASPSPRHARAVFDSAVRAASGNVYLWTATIAAYAKHASSSSPSAAVDALALFRLMLRRGDPRPNAFTASSVVRCCSALRAVLEGLQVHGFLGKAGLGRSAHVGAVLIDMYGNLGQVADARRVFDEIPARNVVVGNTMVACYVRAGDVAAAWEVFDGMAERDPISWNTMMTGYLWQGETGAARGLFEEMPERSVNSWNMMISACSEEGSWVDAVRVFNRMRLAGFQPDAATMAVLMSACAQLGSLSVARQVHGFLKKGYIEMNCHVLNSLVDMYAKCGSVSQAHSLFVETSLKDTVSYNVMITALAHHGHGREALHLFNEMVLEGLHPDSITFLGVLSACAHAGLVHDGKHYFDSMRTNYAIEQSLDHYACMVDLYGRAGLIEEAYFLVQTMPMKPHAGIWGALLNACRKHCQVEVGKIAARELITIEPRNPGTYILLANTLARGQQWDFVETVRQSMRGKGIDKTAGCSWVEVDRVVHEFLMRDLSHPNSDEIYSILEHLYLQPA encoded by the coding sequence ATGCGCCACGGtgccgcagccggcggcgcggcgctgccaCCTCCTTGCGGCCGTCTGCATGCCGGCGTCCTCCCCACGCTCGTGGCCGGCCTCGCCCGCCGCGCGACGACCCCCGCGACGGCGAGGCAGCTCCAGGCGCAGCTCCTCCTCCGGGGCCTCCCgctccccgcccgcgccgccgtcgctctcaTAGCCGCGTCGCCTTCCCCGCGCCACGCCCGCGCCGTCTTCGACagcgccgtccgcgccgcctccgGGAACGTCTACCTCTGGaccgccaccatcgccgcctacgccaagcacgcgtcgtcctcctcgccgtcaGCGGCCGTGGACGCGCTCGCGCTGTTCCGTCTCATGCTCCGGCGCGGCGACCCGCGCCCGAACGCCTTCACGGCGAGCTCCGTGGTCAGGTGCTGCTCGGCACTGCGTGCCGTCCTGGAAGGGCTCCAAGTGCACGGGTTCTTGGGGAAGGCAGGGCTGGGACGCTCCGCGCACGTGGGCGCCGTGTTGATTGACATGTACGGGAACCTTGGTCAGGTGGCGGATGCGAGGAGGGTGTTCGACGAAATTCCTGCGAGGAACGTGGTGGTCGGGAACACCATGGTGGCGTGCTACGTCAGGGCTGGGGACGTGGCGGCTGCTTGGGAGGTGTTCGACGGGATGGCAGAGAGGGACCCGATCTCTTGGAACACGATGATGACGGGTTACCTGTGGCAGGGGGAGACTGGTGCCGCCAGGGGTTTGTTTGAAGAGATGCCGGAGAGGAGTGTGAATAGCTGGAACATGATGATTTCTGCTTGCTCGGAGGAGGGTTCGTGGGTTGATGCAGTCCGGGTGTTCAATCGGATGCGCCTTGCAGGGTTCCAACCTGATGCTGCGACTATGGCTGTGCTGATGTCCGCTTGTGCGCAGCTTGGTTCTTTGTCAGTTGCAAGACAGGTTCATGGGTTTTTGAAAAAAGGCTACATCGAAATGAACTGCCACGTGCTGAATTCGTTGGTTGACATGTATGCCAAATGCGGTAGCGTCAGCCAAGCTCATTCGCTGTTTGTTGAGACATCTCTTAAGGATACAGTGTCTTACAATGTGATGATCACTGCTCTTGCACACCATGGACATGGCAGAGAGGCACTTCATCTCTTCAATGAGATGGTTTTGGAAGGGTTACATCCAGATTCCATTACTTTTCTTGGCGTCTTATCAGCTTGTGCTCATGCCGGACTTGTTCATGATGGAAAGCACTACTTTGACTCCATGAGGACAAATTATGCAATTGAGCAATCCCTGGATCACTATGCTTGCATGGTGGATCTATATGGCCGAGCTGGGCTCATTGAAGAAGCATACTTCTTGGTGCAGACAATGCCAATGAAACCACATGCAGGAATCTGGGGAGCCTTGCTCAATGCATGTAGAAAACATTGCCAAGTAGAAGTTGGTAAGATCGCAGCGAGAGAACTCATTACAATTGAACCAAGGAATCCTGGAACCTATATACTCCTTGCGAACACATTGGCTCGTGGCCAGCAATGGGACTTTGTTGAAACCGTGAGGCAATCGATGAGAGGGAAGGGTATTGACAAAACGGCAGGGTGCAGCTGGGTTGAAGTGGACAGAGTTGTTCATGAGTTCTTAATGAGGGACTTGAGCCACCCTAATTCTGATGAGATTTACAGTATCCTTGAGCATCTGTATCTTCAACCGGCTTAA
- the LOC120666208 gene encoding uncharacterized protein LOC120666208 isoform X1, which yields MNFLYRSAAQPTAPELPRIPEDASPKPATTLEGLIIAEDSYQPPSARGEDGAASNGPGDAGAGSGSLDSKGPVLPGTHTDVAEDEGWITIPYKSLPDNWNDVSEMVQLRPLDRSFLFPGEQVHILACLSSSKQDIQVISPFRIAAVMSKNGNSLQHSTDKFSPVNANGHDNGTTGENGCQDVDNDMQSVELNSDASPSGHDILETQSLLQMEDHKQQIELMLRRFRESNFFVRIAESDEPLWSKKRATTTKMSDGRSDGQGNSKAPRSNIYNTISDKGIFDGSTSGGVARDTVKCYSLQNGDIVVVLQVNVGVNKLEDPVLEVLQFEKSISSNCMPENLVDGLSDSNDDPCRELLSWLLPLDRTLPPHSLAPPTLNPSASHKQAYSSTGSQIFNFRSYSMPSASSVQTPNNIRPPSISESQEFMPEKPAKTPDIINDGQLSFRGIPLEPERYSVRCGLEGVYLPGKRWRRKVEIIQPIEVHSFAAKCTVENLLCVTVKNIAPTHAKDIVVFIDAITIVFEEASKGGAPLSLPIASIEVGHGHSLPNLALRRGEEHSFILKPATMSSRERRTNSDAPSALSLPTMTGATLNTTTPKVAVPYVALSDQYAVLVSYRCNYTESKLFFKQATTWRPSAASDLMISVSSELSLRNPSLGARVPQLPVQVLTLEATNMTSENLTLTVLAPEASGSSSVVSLNSAPTTPNGSHDGVSESAKRSGLGKQEIAFRRLNSVLATSPKESDNVGNRISNASGCTHLWLQSAVPLGCVPPRSSTTVKLELLPLSHGIITLDTLQITAREKGLTYIPEHSLEIHATSGISSGSS from the exons ATGAATTTCCTCTACCGGAGCGCCGCGCAGCCCACGGCGCCCGAGCTGCCGCGGATTCCAGAGGACGCCTCGCCGAAGCCAGCCACGACGCTGGAGGGCCTCATCATCGCGGAGGACTCGTACCAGCCCCCCTCCGCCCGCGGCGAGGATGGAGCCGCTAGTAATGGGCCTGGGGATGCCGGTGCGGGTTCCGGGTCCCTAGATTCCAAGGGTCCGGTGCTGCCGGGGACGCACACTGATGTCGCGGAGGACGAAGGGTGGATCACAATTCCGTACA AGTCACTACCTGATAATTGGAATGATGTTTCAGAAATGGTGCAGTTGCGGCCATTGGACCGTTCCTTCCTTTTTCCAG GCGAGCAGGTTCATATACTAGCATGCCTGTCATCTTCTAAGCAAGATATACAGGTTATATCCCCCTTCAGAATTGCTGCGGTGATGTCTAAGAATGGAAATTCTTTGCAACACTCCACGGATAAATTTAGTCCTGTCAATGCAAATGGTCATGATAATGGAACAACTGGAGAAAATGGCTGTCAGGATGTTGATAATGATATGCAGAGTGTTGAACTCAATAGTGATGCCTCTCCTTCAGGGCATGATATTTTGGAGACTCAATCTCTCCTTCAGATGGAAGATCATAAACAGCAAATAGAACTTATGCTGCGAAGATTCAGAGAATCCAATTTTTTTGTCCGGATTGCAGAGTCAGATGAACCTTTGTGGTCCAAAAAAAGAGCAACCACAACTAAGATGTCAGACGGCCGATCAGATGGCCAGGGAAATAGTAAGGCTCCAAGGAGTAATATTTACAACACCATTTCTGATAAAGGGATTTTCGATGGTAGCACATCTGGGGGAGTCGCTCGAGATACTGTGAAGTGTTATTCTCTGCAGAATGGAGACATAGTG GTTGTTTTGCAAGTGAATGTTGGTGTTAACAAACTGGAAGATCCTGTGCTTGAAGTTCTTCAGTTTGAGAAAAGTATATCGAGCAACTGTATGCCTGAGAATCTTGTGGATGGACTTTCAGACAGCAATGACGATCCATGTAGGGAGCTGCTTAGTTGGTTGCTTCCTTTAGATCGCACATTACCGCCTCATTCTTTAGCGCCCCCTACTCTCAATCCAAGTGCATCACACAAGCAAGCTTACTCTTCTACTGGGTCTCAAATATTTAACTTCAGAAGCTACTCCATGCCTTCAGCTTCTTCTGTTCAGACACCCAACAACATAAGACCACCATCAATATCTGAAAGTCAAGAATTTATGCCTGAAAAGCCTGCAAAAACCCCTGATATCATAAATGATGGGCAGCTTTCATTTAGAGGAATTCCTTTGGAACCTGAAAGGTATTCTGTACGTTGTGGCCTAGAAGGCGTATATCTACCAGGAAAAAGATGGCGGAGAAAAGTTGAAATCATTCAACCAATTGAGGTTCATTCTTTTGCTGCAAAATGTACCGTTGAAAATCTTTTGTGCGTCACAGTAAAG AACATTGCTCCTACTCATGCGAAAGATATTGTTGTATTCATTGATGCAATTACTATCGTATTTGAGGAGGCATCCAAAGGAGGTGCTCCTTTGTCATTACCAATTGCTAGTATTGAGGTTGGGCATGGTCACAGCTTGCCAAATCTAGCACTCAG GAGGGGCGAGGAGCACTCTTTTATTCTGAAGCCAGCAACTATGTCCTCAAGGGAACGGAGGACCAACAGTGATGCACCTTCGGCTTTGTCACTCCCAACGATGACCGGTGCTACTTTAAATACTACTACACCAAAGGTTGCTGTTCCCTACGTTGCTCTAAGTGACCAGTATGCTGTATTGGTATCTTATCGCTGCAATTACACAG AATCAAAACTTTTTTTCAAGCAAGCCACAACCTGGCGACCCTCTGCAGCTAGCGATCTTATGATCTCTGTATCATCCGAACTGTCTTTAAGAAATCCAAGCCTGGGTGCTCGAGTTCCTCAACTCCCTGTGCAG GTATTAACCCTCGAAGCTACTAATATGACATCTGAAAACCTTACGTTAACTGTCCTTGCTCCTGAAGCATCTGGTTCTTCTTCAGTTGTATCCTTGAACTCAGCTCCAACTACACCAAATGGTTCTCATGATGGTGTTAGTGAGTCAGCAAAAAGATCTGGGTTGGGAAAACAGGAAATTGCCTTTCGAAGATTGAATTCTGTCCTGGCTACGTCTCCaaaagaaagtgataatgtagGAAATAGAATAAGTAATGCTTCAGGCTGCACTCATCTGTGGTTGCAAAGTGCAGTGCCTCTAGG GTGTGTTCCTCCACGTTCGAGCACCACCGTCAAACTTGAGCTGCTTCCATTATCACATGGGATCATTACACTTGATACACTTCAAATAACTGCAAGGGAGAAAG GTCTTACCTACATACCGGAGCATTCCTTGGAGATACACGCTACTTCTGGCATTTCATCTGGAAGTTCTTAG
- the LOC120666208 gene encoding uncharacterized protein LOC120666208 isoform X2 codes for MSRRTKGGSQFRTSHYLIIGMMFQKWCSCGHWTVPSFFQLSGEQVHILACLSSSKQDIQVISPFRIAAVMSKNGNSLQHSTDKFSPVNANGHDNGTTGENGCQDVDNDMQSVELNSDASPSGHDILETQSLLQMEDHKQQIELMLRRFRESNFFVRIAESDEPLWSKKRATTTKMSDGRSDGQGNSKAPRSNIYNTISDKGIFDGSTSGGVARDTVKCYSLQNGDIVVVLQVNVGVNKLEDPVLEVLQFEKSISSNCMPENLVDGLSDSNDDPCRELLSWLLPLDRTLPPHSLAPPTLNPSASHKQAYSSTGSQIFNFRSYSMPSASSVQTPNNIRPPSISESQEFMPEKPAKTPDIINDGQLSFRGIPLEPERYSVRCGLEGVYLPGKRWRRKVEIIQPIEVHSFAAKCTVENLLCVTVKNIAPTHAKDIVVFIDAITIVFEEASKGGAPLSLPIASIEVGHGHSLPNLALRRGEEHSFILKPATMSSRERRTNSDAPSALSLPTMTGATLNTTTPKVAVPYVALSDQYAVLVSYRCNYTESKLFFKQATTWRPSAASDLMISVSSELSLRNPSLGARVPQLPVQVLTLEATNMTSENLTLTVLAPEASGSSSVVSLNSAPTTPNGSHDGVSESAKRSGLGKQEIAFRRLNSVLATSPKESDNVGNRISNASGCTHLWLQSAVPLGCVPPRSSTTVKLELLPLSHGIITLDTLQITAREKGLTYIPEHSLEIHATSGISSGSS; via the exons ATGTCGCGGAGGACGAAGGGTGGATCACAATTCCGTACA AGTCACTACCTGATAATTGGAATGATGTTTCAGAAATGGTGCAGTTGCGGCCATTGGACCGTTCCTTCCTTTTTCCAG TTATCAGGCGAGCAGGTTCATATACTAGCATGCCTGTCATCTTCTAAGCAAGATATACAGGTTATATCCCCCTTCAGAATTGCTGCGGTGATGTCTAAGAATGGAAATTCTTTGCAACACTCCACGGATAAATTTAGTCCTGTCAATGCAAATGGTCATGATAATGGAACAACTGGAGAAAATGGCTGTCAGGATGTTGATAATGATATGCAGAGTGTTGAACTCAATAGTGATGCCTCTCCTTCAGGGCATGATATTTTGGAGACTCAATCTCTCCTTCAGATGGAAGATCATAAACAGCAAATAGAACTTATGCTGCGAAGATTCAGAGAATCCAATTTTTTTGTCCGGATTGCAGAGTCAGATGAACCTTTGTGGTCCAAAAAAAGAGCAACCACAACTAAGATGTCAGACGGCCGATCAGATGGCCAGGGAAATAGTAAGGCTCCAAGGAGTAATATTTACAACACCATTTCTGATAAAGGGATTTTCGATGGTAGCACATCTGGGGGAGTCGCTCGAGATACTGTGAAGTGTTATTCTCTGCAGAATGGAGACATAGTG GTTGTTTTGCAAGTGAATGTTGGTGTTAACAAACTGGAAGATCCTGTGCTTGAAGTTCTTCAGTTTGAGAAAAGTATATCGAGCAACTGTATGCCTGAGAATCTTGTGGATGGACTTTCAGACAGCAATGACGATCCATGTAGGGAGCTGCTTAGTTGGTTGCTTCCTTTAGATCGCACATTACCGCCTCATTCTTTAGCGCCCCCTACTCTCAATCCAAGTGCATCACACAAGCAAGCTTACTCTTCTACTGGGTCTCAAATATTTAACTTCAGAAGCTACTCCATGCCTTCAGCTTCTTCTGTTCAGACACCCAACAACATAAGACCACCATCAATATCTGAAAGTCAAGAATTTATGCCTGAAAAGCCTGCAAAAACCCCTGATATCATAAATGATGGGCAGCTTTCATTTAGAGGAATTCCTTTGGAACCTGAAAGGTATTCTGTACGTTGTGGCCTAGAAGGCGTATATCTACCAGGAAAAAGATGGCGGAGAAAAGTTGAAATCATTCAACCAATTGAGGTTCATTCTTTTGCTGCAAAATGTACCGTTGAAAATCTTTTGTGCGTCACAGTAAAG AACATTGCTCCTACTCATGCGAAAGATATTGTTGTATTCATTGATGCAATTACTATCGTATTTGAGGAGGCATCCAAAGGAGGTGCTCCTTTGTCATTACCAATTGCTAGTATTGAGGTTGGGCATGGTCACAGCTTGCCAAATCTAGCACTCAG GAGGGGCGAGGAGCACTCTTTTATTCTGAAGCCAGCAACTATGTCCTCAAGGGAACGGAGGACCAACAGTGATGCACCTTCGGCTTTGTCACTCCCAACGATGACCGGTGCTACTTTAAATACTACTACACCAAAGGTTGCTGTTCCCTACGTTGCTCTAAGTGACCAGTATGCTGTATTGGTATCTTATCGCTGCAATTACACAG AATCAAAACTTTTTTTCAAGCAAGCCACAACCTGGCGACCCTCTGCAGCTAGCGATCTTATGATCTCTGTATCATCCGAACTGTCTTTAAGAAATCCAAGCCTGGGTGCTCGAGTTCCTCAACTCCCTGTGCAG GTATTAACCCTCGAAGCTACTAATATGACATCTGAAAACCTTACGTTAACTGTCCTTGCTCCTGAAGCATCTGGTTCTTCTTCAGTTGTATCCTTGAACTCAGCTCCAACTACACCAAATGGTTCTCATGATGGTGTTAGTGAGTCAGCAAAAAGATCTGGGTTGGGAAAACAGGAAATTGCCTTTCGAAGATTGAATTCTGTCCTGGCTACGTCTCCaaaagaaagtgataatgtagGAAATAGAATAAGTAATGCTTCAGGCTGCACTCATCTGTGGTTGCAAAGTGCAGTGCCTCTAGG GTGTGTTCCTCCACGTTCGAGCACCACCGTCAAACTTGAGCTGCTTCCATTATCACATGGGATCATTACACTTGATACACTTCAAATAACTGCAAGGGAGAAAG GTCTTACCTACATACCGGAGCATTCCTTGGAGATACACGCTACTTCTGGCATTTCATCTGGAAGTTCTTAG
- the LOC120666211 gene encoding transcription termination factor MTERF15, mitochondrial-like — MARALQALRRRRHLHQILPSPAPLSTSTSSPDPRELPRIDRILNSPPATAAGQPSQLPQHPRAAATPTSLHHLLHRAAGLTAAESASLLRGLPGAHAHPRLGRLLQELAGLRLPGGEIKAALASDPEGLLSMDPGEPSRLLELLRDLRCRKAVKEQVLAHGALSAAVAARRRVELLHARGLTRHDALRVLAAEPRAMLYSPEDVERKVEFLVDTMGFEVGWLVQYPEFLGVNLDKWIIPRHNVVEHLKSVGGLGDPVEMKHYVRLSRRRFYNMFVKPYPECERIFGGLVREREEMVKRRHPTGLWKLFTPAKHERTQEEVTNMKLLVGSLR, encoded by the coding sequence atggCTCGCGCTCTCCAGgccctccgtcgccgccgccacctccaccagATCCTCCCGAGCCCCGCCCcgctctccacctccacctcgtctCCGGACCCCCGCGAGCTGCCCCGCATCGACCGCATCCTAAACAGccctcccgccaccgccgccggccaaccctcTCAGCTCCCACAACATCCACGCGCGGCCGCTACCCCCACCAGcctgcaccacctcctccaccgcgccgccggcctgaCCGCTGCGGAgtccgcctccctcctccgcggcctcccGGGTGCCCACGCCCACCCCCGCCTGGGCCGCCTCCTCCAGGAGCTCGCCGGTCTCCGCCTCCCGGGTGGCGAAATCAAGGCCGCCCTGGCGTCCGACCCGGAGGGGCTCCTCTCCATGGACCCCGGCGAGCCGTCCCGCCTCCTTGAGCTCCTCCGCGACCTCCGGTGCCGGAAGGCAGTCAAGGAGCAGGTCCTCGCCCACGGCGCGctcagcgccgccgtcgccgcccggcgGCGGGTGGAGCTCCTGCACGCGCGCGGGCTCACCCGCCACGACGCCCTGCGCGtgctcgccgccgagccgcgcgcGATGCTGTATTCCCCGGAGGACGTGGAGAGGAAGGTGGAGTTCTTGGTGGACACGATGGGGTTCGAGGTCGGGTGGCTGGTGCAGTACCCGGAGTTCCTGGGGGTGAACCTCGACAAGTGGATCATCCCGCGGCACAATGTGGTGGAGCACTTGAAATCCGTCGGCGGGCTCGGGGACCCTGTTGAGATGAAGCACTATGTGAGGCTGAGTCGCAGGAGGTTCTACAACATGTTTGTCAAGCCGTACCCGGAATGCGAGAGGATTTTTGGGGGCCTGgtcagggagagggaggaaatggtGAAGCGGCGGCACCCGACGGGGCTCTGGAAGCTGTTTACACCGGCGAAGCATGAGCGTACTCAGGAGGAGGTGACGAACATGAAACTTCTTGTGGGGTCACTTCGTTAG